The DNA window CGACTGGTCTGGGACGGCAAGGACGATCACGGCCGTTATGTCGACGACCGAAATGGCCTGCATGTGCGTGTTTCGCTGGGACTCAAGCCGCAGTATGAAAAAAGCCTGTACTACTCGCCCCACAAACGGATTGGTGAAGCAGTCGAGTTATTGCGGGCAACGCCTGAGGGAGTGTATGTCTTTGACGGCAAAGGGGTCGACCATTTGCGGCTGTTCGACCACAACGGCGATTATGTGCGGACCGTGTACCCCTTCCCGGCCGACAAACTCGACGCGGTCGTAGGGCATGACCGCCGCCTGTTTCCGCAATCCAATCGCGAACTTCCCGTCAAATACAGCCTGTACCAGCAAACGCTGTTGACCTCCGGCGACAACGCCAGCACGGGGGATCGCGCCGGCATGACAGGCCGGGCCGCCACGGCGATGGATGTCCGCGACGGCCAGATCCTGCTCGCCCATCGCCGGCTGAACCGTTTGACCACGGCAGGCACGACCGGCGGCCAGCCGCTGACAGGTCCTGACACAAGCGTTGAGATCCGCATCCGGGCCGGCTACAAGACGGGCGAACATCCCATCCCCCCGACCAGCATGGCGATCAGCCCCGACGGACGCTGGGCTTACCTGACTGGCTATGCGTACCGTTTTGCCTTGAACTTCGACTGCATGAGCAGCGTCTACCGTTTGCCGCTGCAGGAAGAAGGCGGACTGGAACTGTTCGCGGGCGGACCTTTTGGCGAATCAGGCGAAGGCGACCGCGAACTGTCAGTGGCCACCAGCGTCGATGTCGATGCGGCCGGCCGGGTGTATGTCACCGACTACATGAACGACCGGATCCAGGTGTTCTCGCCCGAGGGGAAGCTGCTGAAGTCGATACCCGTGTTCAAGCCCGCCCTTGTGAGGCTGCACAAAACCACCGGGCAGATGTACGTCTTTAGCTGGCTTGTCTGTAATGCCCGGATCTATGAGCAGCGGAAAGAGAAGGTCACCACCACCATCCCCTCCCGACTGACCGTGCTGGGCGCGTTTGACAAGCCAGAGAAACTGGCCGAATACGAACTGCCCATTCCCGAATTCCAGGGACGTTACAGCACCTACACCGGCGTGGAATACGCCATGCTGTATAACGCCGAAATCGACTCCTGGACCGATCCGCCGACGATCTGGCTGAGCCGTGACTGCATCCAGAATATCGAGCGGGGCGTGCACCCTGGCGACGGCGGCCGGCATACGCCTTGGGACAAAGCCGGCCTGGCGCTGCTGCGCCCGCAAGCCGACGGCGTGCTGGAAGTAGTCCGCGACTTTGGCCAGGAGGTCGTCGCCGATCCGCAAGTGGTGCGGGCCCGTCCGCCGACCAACGCCATCCAGCGGCTGATCGTCCATCCGCTTACCGGCAAGCTTTACGTAGGCGAAGCCGACAGCAGCGCCACCATCAAAGCGTTCAAGCAGCTGGTGGAGATTGACCCGGAAACGGGCCAGTCGCAGCTGATCGACACGCCGTTTAACGCACTGGAAGCGGCCTTTGATCTCGATGGCCGCATCTATCTGCGTACGACCAACGTGGTGGCCCGTTATGACTTCCCCTCCTGGCGCGAAGTGCCGTTTGACTATGGCGAGGAACTGCCAAAAGTCGGCTGCGGACTGTTTGGCCGGTTCGCCAAGGTGACTTCCGGTCTGGTCATGCCGGCCGCCTCGCCTGTCTGCTATCACCAGGGCGGATTCTCAATCGCGCCCAATGGCAACATTGCGGCCTCTTGCGCATACCGTTACGCGGGCGAAGATCGTCGCGAGGAAAAGCAGATCAACCCTTCCGTCGCAGGCGGCGGCGAAGATGTTGTCGGCAAGCCGTACACCCCCAAAGTTTTCCCCGGTCGCGTCTTTTCGTCCACCGGGGCCGCGATCCATGTGTGGGATCGGCACGGGCAGATCCTGTTCGAAGACGCCGTGCCGGGCGTGCCGCAAATGGACGGCATCGGCATTGATCGAGAGAACAACCTCTACATGATGGCCACGCCTACCCGCGTTTACGACGGGGAAAAGTACTTCGACGAAATGTCAGAAACGCTGCTGAAATTTCGGCCAGGAACCAGTCGCGTGCTCTCGGCGAGCAAACGGGCGCCCGTTCCTTTGTCGCTCGAAGCCCAGCCCGACACGCCGCCCGTGTTACACAACTCCACGCTGGGGAACGCCTGGTGCGACGACCCGTCCTGGCTGTACGGCGGCGTTGGCTTTGCTGGATTCAACCCGAGCAAGGCCGGCGGTGGTTGTGCCTGCTGGTTCGCGAGGTTTACGCTGGATCACTTCGCCCGTTCCTTTGCCCCGGAGCCCTTGCACTTCAGCGTGGCGGTGGTCGACTCGGCAGGAAACCTGATCACCCGGATCGGCCAGTACGGGAACGAAGACTCGGCCGGACCGGACAGCCCGGCGCCCCTTCCCGGCGATGGCGTCGGGCTGATGCACGCCTGCTATGTCGGCGCCCACACCGATCGCCGGCTGTTCATTTCCGATGTCGGCAACGGCCGGATCGTCAGCGTGAAACTGAACTACCACACCGACCGCCGCCTGCCGCTGCCAGCAGCCATTTTCCCGACCGACCGCTGACCAGCAAGACGCCATTCCCCGCGGCGCCCTGCCAGGCAAGCCGACTCCGCTATTGGTGCGAAGCCTTGAACGATTGTCGAACCTTATGAAACAGCCTGTCGCCCGACAAAAACTTGGCCGCTTGTGCCGCCAGTTTCGTCGCCGGTTCCGCCTGCTGCTGCTCCGCGCCGGAGTCGGTTGCGCGGCGGCGTTGGCTGTCGTGCTGTTCGGCGTGCTGTTGCTGATCGATTGGCGACTGCACCTGGAATCGGGCTGGCGGTTCGTCGCCCTGGCCGGTTTTATCGGGGTCGTGCTGGCGACCGTCTGGCGGACGATCCTGCAGCCGTTGTCGGCGCGCTGGTCCAATCCCGCGGTGCTCTCCTATCTGGACCAGACGCTGCCAGAGACCCGTGGCGAACTGCTCGACTTATATGAGTTGAGTGGCGACGCCGCCGCCATCGAAGAATGTTCGACGCCCCTGGGCAACGAACTGGCCGCCGCCGCTGCCGACGATTTGTCTTCTCGCGTGGACCAGGTTCGCCTGGCGGGCGCCTTTGATACGGGCCGGGCCAACCGCTGGACCGCAATCGCGGGCCTGCTGCTGGTTCTGCTCCTGGTCGCTGGTTTGCTGCTTCCCGGTTATCTACGGATTGGGGCCGAGCGGCTGTTTAATCCGCTGTCGTCCGCCCGGTGGCCGCACCGCACCACGATCACCCTCGACCGACCGGCCAACGGCTGGAGCGTGCCGGCGCTGGAGCCCTTCCTGGTCCAGGCCGAAGTCACCGGCGAGGTTCCGTCCAAGGCGACGCTCGCCTACCGCACCGACGACTCCGGCAACTGGGTGCGGGAGAAGATCGAATTGCAAACCCGCTCGACTGACGACCCCGGCCAGTCCTTGTCGGCCGCCCTCCGCTACACCTTCCCCGAAGTTCGCGAAGGGATCGAGTTCTATCTGGAAGCAGGCGACTTTCGCACGGAACGGCAGCGGATCGACGTCATCCAGCGGCCGTATCTGACACGCATCCAGGCTCATTACACCTACCCCGACTACGCGGGCCTGCCGGAACAAACGCTGAATAGCGGGCAGCTGGCCGGGCTCGAAGGAACGCAGGTGCGGCTGCAGCTGGAAAGCTCCATGGCGCTCGAGCGGGCGGTGTTCGTCTGGTCGCCCGACTCCGCCAGTACAGCCTCGCCGGGCGAAACCGCCGCTGACGATCCAGCGACAGAACAGGCCGCCGGCAGCGCCGCCTTGCCGGCAGGAGCGGAGCGAACCAACCTGCTGGCGAAGAGCGGGACCGAGCATGAAATCTCCTTCATGCTCCGCGAGAACGGCCGCTATGCAATCGAGCTGTATGAGAAGAACGGCTTTCGCGAAGCCCGGCCAGAAATCTACGAGGTCCGCGTGACGCCCGACGACCCGCCGGAGATTCAGCTCCTGTCGCCGGGGAACGATCTGGTCGAAACGAACCAGGCCACCATCGACGTCGTCTTCCAGGCCAGCGATCAGCTCGGCCTCGCCAAGGTGGAGTTCCTGTATCAGATCGAGAACCAAACGCCCCAGCTGCTGACAAGCCGCATCACCGGACCGCTGGCCCAGACCGGCCTGCAGACCGACGCCCGCTTCTCCTGGGAGCTGCGTCGCATGGAGCTGCCGGCTTCCGGCGACCTGAGCTTTTTCGTCCGTGTCTCCGACAACAACCCGACCGGCCGCGGCGTGGTGGAATCGGCGCCAGGGCGAATCCGGCTCGTCAAACCAAGCGAGTTCCATCTGGAAGCGATCGAACGGGCCAAGCTCCTGGAAGAAGAAGCCCGCATCGCCTGGAGGAATCAGCTGCATGCCTGGCAGTTTACCCAGCAATGGCTGGAAGAAGGAACGGGAGCCGAAGACGATCCGCTCTGGAAACAGATGACCGACTCGCAACAAAAGTCGTTCCTGGCCGCGGAGCAGATCCGCTTCCACCTGCAGACGCTCACGCAGAAGTACGAGCGGAACCATATGGCGGCCGACTTCATGGCGAACCGTCTGAGCGCCATCACGGAACTCTTGACCCGCCTGCGGGACGAAGAACAGGCGCCGATCGCGGCCGGACTGGAGGAGGCGCGACCTCGCACGGCGGCCGACGCCGGCGTAGATCGGGTGAAAAGTCTCCGCGGCGCCGCCGCCGGGCGGTTTGTTCCGCAACAGAAAATGGCCGTGCTGATCCTGGAACGGATGCTGCGAAAACTGTACGACTGGCGCGACCTGCAGAACGGCGTGATCACCACCCGGCTGCTGGCGGAACAACAAGGCGAAGTGCTCGAACGGACCAAAGAGCTCGCCCCGCGGTCGATCGCCCGCGAGATCGAAGACCTGTCCGACGCCGACCAGGAATCGCTACTCACCCTCGGCAAGCAGCAACGGGCCCTGTTCGATACGGAGACCGGACTTGAACGCCAGCTGACTTACCTGGCGTACAAGGCGCAGCAGCAAGGACGAACCAGCATCCAGGCGCCGCTGCAGGCGGCCTGGGCCAATCTCCGTAGTCGCCGCGTCAATGACTTCCTGAAACGGGCGGCCGAAATGATCGACAACAACCAGCCGTCCCAGATCCTGGAAGACCAGGCGTCGGCGCTGCGAGCGCTCGACGTCGTACGGAACGGGCTGGTCTCGGCCGGACAGAAACTCGACCCCGATCCGCCCCTTTCGCCAAACGACCAGCCTTCGGATGAATCGCAGTTCGACCCGGACCAGGTCCAGCCCAACGAACTGGCGACCAGCAATACGCCGCCTGCACAAAACACGGACGATGCGAATGCCAACGATGTGGGCGAGTTCAAAGTGGAGACGCCCATCCTGCCGGAAGGAAGCGACGCCGTGAGTGCGGCCATCCGGCTCACCATCGAAGCGCAGGACAGCGTGCTGGCCCGGGTGCGATACCTGGCCCAGAACAGTACGCCGGCCGAAATGCCGAGGTTCATCCGCCTCAAACAGACGCGTCTGCTGGAACGGCAGGACGATGTGCTGGCCCGCATCGCCGTCGCCCTGGAACAGGCCGACAAACACGATGAGCCGCAGGTCGCGGCCGTGCTGCAGCAGGTGGCGGAAGAGTTCCAGCAATCGCGTCGCCTGCTGGAAGCCGGTCGCTTCGGCCCGCTCGTCCAACAGCACCAGGCCGATGCGCTCACCACGCTGCAGTTCCTGCTGCAGGAACTGGCCCTGGCCAAGGCGGTCGCCGACTCCACCGCCGAGAACCGGCGACTGGGCGGGCAAGATGCGTTCGGCCGGCAGTACGTGCTGCGAGAGACCGATCTCGACGCCGCCGTTGATGCCCTGCTGGCCATTCGTCATGCCCAGGGGCGCCTGGGCGATACGGCCCGGAAGGTCGCCCGGTTTGTCGCGCATCCGCCGCAACCGCCGCTAGAGCAGGAAATCGAACAGGCCAACCGGCAACGGGCCGTCGCTGCGCTACAGGAAACGGCCGCCCTGCTGGAAGAAGCAACGCAGCGCATCGCAGCGCTGGCGGAGCCCGCCACCCAGGCGGCCGCCCCCACCGGCGCGGCGGGACTGAGGGATCTGGCACTGCCCGGCCTGGCGAAGCAGCTGGCAGCCGGCGACCGAGACGAACCGCTGGCGGCCAGCCTCGACGCGGCCGGGCAGCGACTGAACGGCGTGGTATTGTCGCTGGGCGATCTGCTGGAGGAACGGGTTCGCCTGGAACCACTGGCGTCTGCCGTCGAGGAACAGCCAGTGATGTCGCCGGAAGAGTTCGCCCGGCTGAACAGCCAGGAGTACCTGGCCGAACGACTGCAGAACGAGAGCAGCCTGCCGCCGGAACTGCGCGAGCTGATGGCCCGCTCGCTGGAACGGGAGTTCCCGCCCAAGTATAGCCGGTTGCTGGCGGCCTACTATGCCTCATTCCTGAAAGAAAAAGTCGCTGACAACCACGTCGATCCGAGCGACCCGCCCGTCGCCCCGGATACGGAGGAGAAGCCATGATCGCAACGTTCCCTTATTCATCCGACCGGTATCGAATGCCTGATCAAAACGGCCGCCCGTCTTGCACGGCCTGCTTCCTTTTCGCATTCGTGCTGCTGCTCGCCATGAGGGCCAGCGATTCCCTCGCGGAGGAAGTCTGGCTGCACGATAATACACGCGTGTACGGCCTCATCCGCGGCGTCACTTCCCAGGGAGAACTGCAGGTGCTCCAGGCGACGGGCGACGAGGCGCGATTGCCGCTGGAGAATGTCATCGCCATTCGCTTTCTCGGCCGCACTCCGCTCCTCATTCAAAGCGGCGCGCAGGAGTTTCGCCTGCAGGGCGGCAGCCGACTGCGGGGCCAGATCCTGCAGAACGAAGGCGACCTGCTGCAGCTGGAAACGGCGGTCGCCGGCGCCATGGCGGTCAACTTCAGTCGGCTCCGCGGCTTCGTCTCCCTGCCGCTGGCCGGTTTCTCGGGGCGCAAAGCGGAAGAGCTGGTCGACACGCCCGACGGACGCTACAGCCCCGCGCTCGATATCGTGCTGGATCGTCGCGGCTCTACCTACCCAGGCGTGGTCCGCCGCCTGACCCGCACTGACCTGGATCTTGATCACGAAGAACTGCTCCAGGTCGTGCCCGTGAAGATCCTGTATGTGGCTGGCGTGCGGCTGGCCGACGCCGCCCGGGACCCGCTGCCGCCGTGGCAAGGAGAGGTGCGCGTCCGCATTACGGGACGGGATGAAAGCATCGTCGAAGGCGTCCTGCAGCAGATCCGCCTGGGGCGCTGGAGCGTCAGGCCAGTCTGGTCGCCAGAGGAAGAGCTGCAGATCGATGTCGAAGAGATCGCCCTGGTGCAGGTGCTGGGGGGACGGGTCCAGTACCTGTCGCAACTGGAGCCGACCGCGGCTGAAGAATCGACCGTGCTGGCGCCTCCGCAGCCGTACCGGATGGATGCAGCCGCCCAGGGCGGAGCAATTACGATCGCCGGCAAACGCTATCCCTGGGGGATTGGCGTCCATGCCGATTCCTCGCTGGAATTCGAGCTTGGCGGCCGCTTCCAGGAGTTCCGCGCCGACGTCGGCCTGGCCGGCGACGGGGAACAAGGAAGCGTCATTTTCAAAGTGTTCGGCGACGATCGCGAGCTGTACAGCAGCGGCGTGGTAAAGAGCCCGCAGGCGGCTCCGATGTCGGTGCAAGTTTCCGTGGCTGGCGTGAAAAAGATCCGCCTTGAAGTCACTAGCGCCGGCGACCTGGACCTGGGCGACGCCGCTAACTGGGGCTCCGCACGTGTTGTCCGTTAAAGCGTTCGTCCCGCAAGAATCAACCTCATTCCTTCCGCCTGACCGGAACCTTGCCATGCAACGCACCTCCTCCCGCCGCCTCGCTGGTCGCCCCTGGGCGACGCTGTTGCTGGCCGTCGTCTGTGTGGCCGTCTCGGGCGGATGCCTGGAACTGGATACCCATATCCAACTCCAGACGGACGGCAGCGCGATCATTACCGAGAACCTGGTATTCTTCCGGCGGCTGCTCGACCTGGATACGGGCTCCGACGGCGGCCTGCGACTGGCAGACCTGCTCAGCAAGGCGGCCGTCGAACGCCGGATGAAAAACATGGGCAAAGGCGTCAAGCTGATCAGCCACGAGGTTCGCGACGGCGACCAGGCGTCGCGCGTGTCGCACGCGGTGTTTCATGTGGCCGACCTGAGCCAGCTGCGGTACGTGTCGCCGTTCCTGTCGTATGTCGACTACCCGAAAAACAACGCGGTGAAGTTCGAAGTCGAGCCGGTCTTTGAAGGAACCTGGTGGGGCCGCAGAGCGGGCGACATCGCCGTTGCCGCGCGGCCGATCGAGAAGCCGGAATCGGCCGAGCGGCTGAAGGAAGGCGAGCCCGTCCCGCCGGGCCCCACGCCACGGGAACTGCAGACGCTGCGTGAGCTGCAGCCGGTCTTTCGCGACATGGCCAAAGGGATGCGAATTCGCCTCACGTTCGAAAGTTACGGCCCGCTGCGAGCGACCGGATTTGGCTACCGCGGCCGACGGGCCGGCGCCGCGAATGCCGAGCTGATCGACTTTTCCGATACCGACCTCGACAACTTTGGCGGCCTGTTCCTGGAAAATGAAGAGATCATGCTGGAGCTGCTCCGCGGCGACCTGGGCGGACCTAACCTGGTCGAGAACGTCGAAAAGTTCGTCAGCAACGTCACGACCCCCGTCCTGCTGACGCATGGCTCTGCTCATAACAAAAACAACCGGGACGAAATTTACCTGCCACCGTCGAAAGAGCTGTTCGAGAAATACTTCCAGGGAAAAATGCTGACCTTCTATTACGAGAAAGGCCCCGACAAAACCCGGCCGGCCACGTTCCAGGAGATCGGCTACCAGGGCCCCGTGAAGCCTGTCCAAAAGTAGTTCGTCGCCGCCGCTTCCCGTTTTCCTGCCGTTACCTTCAAAGGCAAACCTTGTGACCGATTCCCCGCCGCCGCCAGATCCTAACGACGCGTTCACGCCCGCCGAATTCCAGCGGGTGTTTCATGCCGTGCGCGAACAGGTCGAGCAAGTCGTGGTGGGCCAGTCGCCAGCGGTGCGTCATCTGCTGACGGGGATCTTCGCCGGCGGGCATGTCATGCTGACCGGGCTGCCGGGCCTGGGGCGAACGCTGCTTGCCAAGACGCTGTCGGAAGCGCTCGGCATGGCGTTCAATCGACTGCAGTTCACGCCCGACCTGCTGCCGACCGATATCATCGGGGCGGAGATATTAGAGAACGATCGCGCCAGCGGCAGCCGCCGGTTTCGCTTTTTCAAAGGGCCCGTGTTCGCCAACCTGGTGCTGGTGGATGAAGTG is part of the Lignipirellula cremea genome and encodes:
- a CDS encoding NHL repeat-containing protein, yielding MPNPNRSRTPGPRTLAIFLTAACLACSAGQTSRAAEIDELRVQREENFELAGEPTVVAQGDKVEITFHAAAWCDATVAIEDAENRIIRHLASGLLGPKAPAPFLPGTREQRLVWDGKDDHGRYVDDRNGLHVRVSLGLKPQYEKSLYYSPHKRIGEAVELLRATPEGVYVFDGKGVDHLRLFDHNGDYVRTVYPFPADKLDAVVGHDRRLFPQSNRELPVKYSLYQQTLLTSGDNASTGDRAGMTGRAATAMDVRDGQILLAHRRLNRLTTAGTTGGQPLTGPDTSVEIRIRAGYKTGEHPIPPTSMAISPDGRWAYLTGYAYRFALNFDCMSSVYRLPLQEEGGLELFAGGPFGESGEGDRELSVATSVDVDAAGRVYVTDYMNDRIQVFSPEGKLLKSIPVFKPALVRLHKTTGQMYVFSWLVCNARIYEQRKEKVTTTIPSRLTVLGAFDKPEKLAEYELPIPEFQGRYSTYTGVEYAMLYNAEIDSWTDPPTIWLSRDCIQNIERGVHPGDGGRHTPWDKAGLALLRPQADGVLEVVRDFGQEVVADPQVVRARPPTNAIQRLIVHPLTGKLYVGEADSSATIKAFKQLVEIDPETGQSQLIDTPFNALEAAFDLDGRIYLRTTNVVARYDFPSWREVPFDYGEELPKVGCGLFGRFAKVTSGLVMPAASPVCYHQGGFSIAPNGNIAASCAYRYAGEDRREEKQINPSVAGGGEDVVGKPYTPKVFPGRVFSSTGAAIHVWDRHGQILFEDAVPGVPQMDGIGIDRENNLYMMATPTRVYDGEKYFDEMSETLLKFRPGTSRVLSASKRAPVPLSLEAQPDTPPVLHNSTLGNAWCDDPSWLYGGVGFAGFNPSKAGGGCACWFARFTLDHFARSFAPEPLHFSVAVVDSAGNLITRIGQYGNEDSAGPDSPAPLPGDGVGLMHACYVGAHTDRRLFISDVGNGRIVSVKLNYHTDRRLPLPAAIFPTDR
- a CDS encoding NPCBM/NEW2 domain-containing protein, translating into MIATFPYSSDRYRMPDQNGRPSCTACFLFAFVLLLAMRASDSLAEEVWLHDNTRVYGLIRGVTSQGELQVLQATGDEARLPLENVIAIRFLGRTPLLIQSGAQEFRLQGGSRLRGQILQNEGDLLQLETAVAGAMAVNFSRLRGFVSLPLAGFSGRKAEELVDTPDGRYSPALDIVLDRRGSTYPGVVRRLTRTDLDLDHEELLQVVPVKILYVAGVRLADAARDPLPPWQGEVRVRITGRDESIVEGVLQQIRLGRWSVRPVWSPEEELQIDVEEIALVQVLGGRVQYLSQLEPTAAEESTVLAPPQPYRMDAAAQGGAITIAGKRYPWGIGVHADSSLEFELGGRFQEFRADVGLAGDGEQGSVIFKVFGDDRELYSSGVVKSPQAAPMSVQVSVAGVKKIRLEVTSAGDLDLGDAANWGSARVVR